The Gemmatimonadota bacterium DH-78 region CACGTGACTTCGCATGGCAGTACATGATCGAACGAATGGACAACCTCTCCCATCGTCAAGGTGAGCTCCTGAAGCTGTTCCCGGACGCTGGACACGGATACTTCATTCGCCGGAAAGTGCGCATGATGCGTCGGTTCCATCGTGTCCCTTCGGCGTTCGGCACTGAGCAACTCCAAGCGTCGACCCAGAGGATCGTTGAAGACCCGTCCGACCGTGACTCGAAGGAGTCGTACTTCATTCAGCTAGCCGATCTCAACTGCTACGCGGCGGTCCGGCACGTCCTTCCCGACAAGCGGGTGGGAAAGGAGTTCTGGGACGAGCTTGGTGACGCGAGACTGGAGGACGTCAACAAACTTCGCGGCGGGCCCACCGGTATCAAGCTCTTCCCAGGCACCTAAACAAAGGGGGCCCTCGACAACGGCGTGTCGAGGACCCCGGGGAGTCCTTGCCGCGCCACAAGGCGCGGTTCAGACTCCGCCTAGAGTGTATACGGTACCGCAGGTGGGACGCAAGGATTTCGCCTCCCCGAAAGGAGCCACGCGAGGCCGGTCTCGACGTTGCGGCTGGCTCTCGGTCTCCAAGGGCCGTGCCTCCCAACAAGCCACATGGCTACTGGCGTAGGTCATCTCGGATAACTGTTCATTTCCGAACCCGGCGGCCGGATGCCGCCACAGTCCGACCGTCCTTCGCCGGCTTCAACCGAGTCAGAGTCCCACCCGCCCCACCCGCAGACAAGCTCGAATGGGACGTCCGGCAACTCGGTCGAACTCAACCTACCGGCAACTCCGTCGGCGCCTCTCGAGCCGGCAACTGGGCACGCTCCGAGACGGCGACTGCCACAGCACCGAGAGCGCCCGCGGCACCCGCGACCGTCACGGCGTTCACGATCAGGGACGCCACGGGTAGGCCGCCTCCGAACATGAGACTCATGGCGAGACCGCCCGCCGCGCCGAGGGGGAGGCCGAGAAGGAAAGCTCGGCCCTTGGTGATCCCCGTGGTGCGCCCGGCCCCCAGCATAATGGCGCCGGCCGTGAGGAGGCCCACGAACCCACCGACAGGAATCGTGAACGCCGACATCCGGGCGATGTGAGCGAGCGTCGGCAAGGTCCCCGTCACCAAGGATTCGAAGGCGACGATCCCCCATCCGATCAGGTGGAAGCCCGCCGCGCCGAGCGCTCCGATTCCGAGAGCGCCCCTGAACCGTCGCCAGATTCCTTTCATCGAATCGTGAGGTGAAGGGACCAATCGAGGGGGCGTGCGACTCCAGACTATCGCCCAACGACACGCAGCGAAAGCGCCACAACTTCCCCGCCCAACCCCGAACGCCATCGTAGCCCCAACCCCACCCCCCACCCCACCTTGGTAGCAGGCCCACCACCGCGACCACGCCGCACTCCCACCACCCCGCCCGCCCGTGCTCCTGCGATCCCTGCTCGTCGCCCTCGCCCTCCTGGCCACCACCTTGGCCACCCCCGCCCACGCGCAGGACGCCGAAGAGATCCTCTCCTTCGACGTGGCGATCGAGGTGCTCGACGGCAATCGCATGCTGGTCACCGAGCAGATCCGGGTGCGGGCCCTCGGCAACCGCATCCAGCGGGGCATCTTCCGCGACTTCCCCACGAGCTTCCCCCGCTTTCTCGGCATCGGGCAGATCGAGGCACCCTTCGAGGTTCTCTCGGTCACCCGCAACGGCAATGCGGAGACCTTCGCCCTCGAGCGGATCGGGGGCGAGTGGGGGCGCGGCGGCGTGCGGGTGCGGATCGGCAACGCCAACGTCTACCTCGATCCCGGGGTGCACGACTACACGGTGCGCTACGAGACGGCGCGCTGGATGGAGTTTGCCGACGAGGGCGCGGCGCTCTACTGGAACGTGACGGGCAACGGCTGGGACTTCCCGATCCTCGAGGCCTCGGCCACCGTCGAGTTCCCCCGCATGATCGACGGCGACTTGGTCGAACTCGCGGCCTGGACCGGCCCCGAAGGCGCCACCGACTCCGACGCCGTGCTCGCATGGGACCCGGCGTCCCAACAGGCCACCGTCCGCACGACCCGGTCCCTCGAGCCGGGCGAGGGGCTCACGATCCGAGTCATCGCGCCCCCCGGCGTGGTGGAGGAGGCCGCCCCCGGGCAGCAGGCCGCCTGGTTCCGCCTCGACTGGGGCCGCTACATCGAGGCCGCCGCCATCGCCCTGATCGTCACCCTGCTCTACGTGGTGATGTGGTTCATGGTCGGCCGCGACCCGCCCAAGGCCCCGCTCGTCGTGCGCTACGAGCCCCCGCGCGGCTACTCCCCGGCGGCACTCGGTTGGCTGCGCGAGGGTCACTGGGACCCCCGGCTGCTCTCGGCCACCCTCGTCAGCCTGGCGGTGCAGGGCTTGCTCACGATCCGCCACGACGGCGATCGCTGGATCCTGAAGCGCACCGACGCCAGCCCCGAGAAGCTGTTGCCGGCCGAAGAACGCCGTCTGTTCGACGATCTCTTCGACTCCGGCAAGACCACCCTCACCCTGTCGTCGTCGCGCTCGAGCAAGCTGCGCTCGGCCGTCACCACCCTCCAGAAGAAGCTCAAGGGCACGCTGGAGCGCGACTACCTGCGCCTCAATCGCAAGTGGTTCGCCGCGGGACTCCTCGCCAGCATTCTCGGCCTGATGGTGATCGCACTGCGCGATCCGTACGGGGTGCCCTTTCCCGCCTGGTTCCTGATGCTCTGGCTCACCTTCTGGACGCTGGGCACGGGCACCCTCGTCTACCGCGTGGTCCAGCTCTGGCGCGGGGTGTTCAAGGGCGACGGGTGGGCCAAACGCGCCGAAGCGGTCTCGATGTCGCTCTTCTCGATCCCGTTCGTGGTCGCGTGGCTGGTGGTGTTCGGCATCCTGCTCTTCCTGGTGCCGATGGCGATGGTGTTGGCGGCCGGCGTGCTGGGCGCGGTCAACATTCTCTTCTACCACCTGCTGGAGGCCCCCACCCTGCGCGGACGCGGCGTGCTCGATCAACTCGACGGCTTCGAGGCCTTCCTCACCGCCACCGACGCCGACCGGCTCGACCGCCTGAACCCGCCCGATCGCACGCCGGAGCTCTTCGAGCGCTACCTGCCCCACGCCATCGCACTGGGCGTGGAGAACCGCTGGGCGGAGTCCTTCGAATCGGCGGTGTCGCAGGGCACGCAGGCGCCGAGCACCGCCACCTCGTCGAGCCGCATGTGGTCGAGTTCCGCCCCCGCCTGGTACTCGGGGGGCGCGGCCGCGGGCTTCGCCGGTCTCGCCGGATCCCTCGGCAAATCGTTCTCCAGTTCGCTCTCCACCGCATCGAGTCCGCCGCCCAGCAGCTCCAGCGGCGGTGGCAGCTCGTTCTCGAGCGGGGGGTCGTCGGGCGGGGGCGGTGGTGGCGGAGGAGGGGGCGGCTGGTAGGCCGACCTACGGCCGCTCCAGCCGATAGCGTTGCACCCGTTGCACCCCGAACTCGTCGGTATGCGCGCCGAGCACGTACGCCTCGCCGAACTCACGCGCCTGGAAGCGCACGGGCAGCGACAGCCGCCCCAGCGGTTTTCCATCGGGCGCGAACGCGGTCCATTCCGTGACTTCTTCCGGAAAGGTCGCGTACTGGGCCACCCAGATCGTGCCGGACTCGCCGAGCAGCAGTCCCCCGACGCGCGGGAAGGCGGTCGGCAGCAGATCCTGGCTGAACACGCGCTCGACCATGGGCCGGAACGGCGACGACTCGACGTCGTCGAGCCTCGACCTCCGAAGGCGCTCCACCTCGGCCTCGGGAAGCGGTCGCGGGGGTGAAGCGAATCGGACGACGGTCCGGATACTCCCACGAACATCGCGAAGCACCATCTGTCCGGAGGTGCCGTCGACCACCACCGAGTTGCCGATCGAGTCGATCGCCCAGTGGGCCTGGGTGCCGAAGGGCAGCATCGCGCCGACGGGTCGGCCGTCTCCCTCGCCGGTCGGGCTTGGCCAGATCTCACGCAGCAACTGCTCCGCGGCGGCGATCGCGATGGTGTCGATCTCGAGGCCCCCCGCGTCCAAACGTCGCAGCACCAGCGAGTCGGTCCAGACTTTCGACTCCGCGTATTTCGGGTCGAGCGGATCGAGTGGTTGAAAGCGGGTGCGGGCCACGAAGCCGCCGTCCGCCAGGCGCCGAAGGTCACCCGGCCGATCCGCCAGCTCGTGCTCGAAGGTGACCACCGGCCACACCCGACCGGAGCGCGACAACGGGGTCAGGCGTTGAGGGATCGGGTCCCAGATCCACAGCGTGTCACCCGCCACACCCGCCACGTGCAGAAACCGGAACTCCCCGGGCCCGTCGCCGCGTCCCCCCATCCGCGCGAGCGTTCGCCCACTCCGGTCATACACCCCGACCGTCTGGGACCGCGATTCCGTCACCAGCACGTCGCCTCCGGGGAGGCTGCGCACTTCGCCGACGTCACCGAAGGCCGGGCCGTCGGTCCCGTCGATCGAACCGACGGTGAACTCGAGCTCCCCCACCGAGGCGTACACGGGCAGGGCCTACCGGCTCCA contains the following coding sequences:
- a CDS encoding DUF3800 domain-containing protein; this translates as MSVFFAYVDESGDSGYHNSPTSWFALSVVLVREVDWLSALDRLVDMRRYLRDQYGLSPRAELKANYIVHNKGPFRSLGLKLETRLEIFRLVLRAQRQLGFFTTWAIVIDKDRIKRRNRDPRDFAWQYMIERMDNLSHRQGELLKLFPDAGHGYFIRRKVRMMRRFHRVPSAFGTEQLQASTQRIVEDPSDRDSKESYFIQLADLNCYAAVRHVLPDKRVGKEFWDELGDARLEDVNKLRGGPTGIKLFPGT
- a CDS encoding DUF2207 domain-containing protein, producing MLLRSLLVALALLATTLATPAHAQDAEEILSFDVAIEVLDGNRMLVTEQIRVRALGNRIQRGIFRDFPTSFPRFLGIGQIEAPFEVLSVTRNGNAETFALERIGGEWGRGGVRVRIGNANVYLDPGVHDYTVRYETARWMEFADEGAALYWNVTGNGWDFPILEASATVEFPRMIDGDLVELAAWTGPEGATDSDAVLAWDPASQQATVRTTRSLEPGEGLTIRVIAPPGVVEEAAPGQQAAWFRLDWGRYIEAAAIALIVTLLYVVMWFMVGRDPPKAPLVVRYEPPRGYSPAALGWLREGHWDPRLLSATLVSLAVQGLLTIRHDGDRWILKRTDASPEKLLPAEERRLFDDLFDSGKTTLTLSSSRSSKLRSAVTTLQKKLKGTLERDYLRLNRKWFAAGLLASILGLMVIALRDPYGVPFPAWFLMLWLTFWTLGTGTLVYRVVQLWRGVFKGDGWAKRAEAVSMSLFSIPFVVAWLVVFGILLFLVPMAMVLAAGVLGAVNILFYHLLEAPTLRGRGVLDQLDGFEAFLTATDADRLDRLNPPDRTPELFERYLPHAIALGVENRWAESFESAVSQGTQAPSTATSSSRMWSSSAPAWYSGGAAAGFAGLAGSLGKSFSSSLSTASSPPPSSSSGGGSSFSSGGSSGGGGGGGGGGGW